The genomic segment CTCTGTTTGAATCCGGTTCCTTCCTTAAACTGCTCTGAGGTCAGAAGAAAAAGTTCTGCTGTCAAAGAGTCTCTGAGCTGCAGATTTAATTTCCTTTctctgcacagaaaacatgacagGACCCAGAAATTACAGCCGGTCTTTTAATTTCTGTGTTGACAGGAGAACAGAAAGCAGCTGAGGGGAAATTATAAAACGTTAAATGAGAATAATGAAGGTGTCAGTCTGAACACGGGAGCCTCGACCTTCCCTGAAAGCATTTAACATCAAATACAGACGCTTAGAATTAATTCTACACTGAAACATTAAATGCTAATTTAAGTAATAAAGGTtgaagagtgtttttttttctctcattaaatctgtttgaacaacaatatctgagggaatattaaagataaaaacctgaaattttctctTATTTATCATCACGTCATTGATTGGACAGCAGATCAATAATCTATAAATATGgttgagttgaaatatgaaaaaacaggTTTCATGTAATTTTAGACAACTCTGAGTCCTTCTGGAcgagttttaagtcatttaagGCAAATTTCCAAATCAAATTTccaaatatctttataaatatccatattttttgACACAAatcggagaaaaaaaatgacgtttCTAGTCCTtagagacttgaaattttccaaaataactgaaaacgtgtccaaaattacactaaattTGTGaagaaagtgacacaaaacttgCCTTAAATTACTCAGAACTCCTCCACATAGACTCAAAATTGTAGCTATATCTATATGTGATATGTAGATGTATATAATCATATTTGAACTAACCCTAACCTGGTTTGTTGCCTGTCTGGTTGCTGTCCACACATTACTGACCTTCCTCAGCTAAATTCCAGATTGTTGCTCCTAAACTTAGCGTGGTTTGTTTCTTGTTGCTGCTCTTTTGTTGCTACATGTTGCCCGTCTGGTTGCTGTCCAGTGTCCACACATAGATGACTTTCCTTATCTGCTGCTATCGGTTAGAGAGGGAGGAAAGGTCACCCAGTTATagtgaattaaagttgctctacattactCAGATTTGCTCTATATTcattaaagttgctttaaaatgaggtaaagttgctcaaaaatgaattgaagttgttctatattagctaaagttgctgtaaaatgaattaaaattgctctaaaattagttaaagttgctctatattagttaaagttgctctgaaatgagttaaagttgctctatattaattaaagttgttttgaaatgagttaaagttgctctatattagttaaagttgctctgaaatgagttaaagttgctctatattagttaaagttgctctgaaatgagttaaagttgctctatattaattaaagttgttttgaaatgagttaaagttgctctaaaatgagctaatgttgctttattttagttaaagttgacctacactaccgttcaaagtttggggtcatccagataattccgTGAAAACTCCCTTCAGTGACTCTAAACTTTAGAACTTTAGGGTCCGTTCCTATAATCAGAGAACAGAGGGTTAATCTCCTTCATGTTCTGCTGAACGTAGAAGGTTTCCTCCACTGAGTGAAATCAGAACTCTggttctttatttctgtttctggatctctttcatcacttttggcTGCAGATCTTCGGCCACTGGGCTCCAGAACGACGGGGGAAGAAGGAAAGTTTGTCCAACACGTTTAATAAATCATCGGGAGCCGGAGGATATCTGTCAGGAGGATTTGGATCTGGACGTTGAAGGACGGGTGGAGATGCGTCAGCGGAACCATCTGGGAAGAGAACCTTTGGAGAGCAAGAACCAGCAGAACGCCACAAATGTCAAATCCATTTATTCATGCAAATCATAATGAAACATGAAAGGAACCAGCAGGAGGAACCACAGAACACAACGGCTAGAGAACACGGAGAACAAGCTGGACGGAGATGAAGCGGACCTCAGAGGTTCTGGTGGGTTCTAACAGATGTTCTAACAGTTCAACACCAAACTACAGAGTCTCTACTTCCTGTCCACTAACAGCCCAGTCCGCTCATCGACCCGATCCGGTCCAGTTTCAGCCCGAAGCAGCCCCGGTTCCACCCCCTCCGCGACCGGTCCGGCTCCGCTCTCTTCTGATTGGCCAGCGCCCCCTTCAGGAGGCGGAGCCACGGCGTCTCCGGCTGCACGTCGGCCCACTTGGGGAGGTCAGAGGCTTTGGTTCcggaggaggagaaggtggaCTGCTCCTCGGCCGGGCCGTTCAGGAGGTTCTCCAGGTCGTCCAGCGTCAGCAGCTCGTTGTAGCGCTCCAGGAACTGCTCCAGGAACTGGAGGAGGAGAAATGATCCATCAGTGGGGAGGAACCAGGAGGAGAATCACATTAACCAGCATCTCATTAGACTCTCAGCTCTGgattctcctcctccctcctcatcacatctcctcctttcttctcaTCCTCCCTCCTTCACTCTCCgttctcctctttcctcttccatctcctcccttcacttcttttctctttctccatcTTCTCATCACATTTCCTCCTCAGGCTTCATTCTCAGACTCTTAGTActcctcttttctcctccactcttctcctcctccctccctctcctactCATCTCCTCCTactccctccacctcctctctcccCCCCTCCAGCTTCACTCTcagttttctttcctcctccctcctcctcacatttcctccttccttcacctccccctctcctcctgcTTCACTTTCAGTTCTCCTCTgtcctttttctctccttccttcacCTCacatttcctcctcttcctttctctctcctcacatttccctcttcctcctccagctcacatttgctcctcctcctcccttcacttcctttttcttcctccccTCCACCTTCCCTTTCCTCCCTCCTCATCACATTTCCTCCTTTACCTCCACACTTTCTCTTCCTGATTCACTCTTAGTTCTCCTTTtcccttcacctcctcctcctccctcctccttacCTGAGCAGCATCAGGAGCAGGATGCAGGGCTCGGGCGTCGGAGATCTCCAGAGgagtgaggagcagcagagcgGCGGAGAGCAGCACCGGACGCAGCatggcagcagagaggaggcgcaggttctggttctggttctggttcttcagACGGACAAACAGAGGAAACGTTTCTGACAAACGACGTCTCAGGAACGTTCATTAGATTTTAACCACCGAGTCTCTGCAGCTAATTAGCAGCTTAGAAATGCTGTTAAACGATGAAATATCTGAGAATTATTAGTGTTTATGCTGCACCGaactaaagaaataaataaaataaaacacaagaaatgctGTGACTAAAAAGTAAACTAAGACTAGTAGAGTAAAAAGTAAAACTGGCAAATTACACTTagataataattaataatagaCACATTCTGACCGAAAGAGGAgctaaaaatgaataaacaaaagaaaaattgcTGGAATTTCTGCAACCCTGGGAGGATTTTATGACATTTAATGTCACAAATGCACCAAAATAAAGCATcagaaatagatttttattcTACACAGGAGCACAgactaataaataataataccaGACACATTCTTACTAAAGATGAGCTAAAATGAGCAAATCTCACTTTAAAGCTTTTTAGAAAATGACTATTTGCAGGAATTAATGCAAACCTGAGAGGAATTTATGCTttttaatgtcaaaaataaagcatcGGAGAGAGATTTCTAACATACAAGGGTAGAAAAACGAACGTAAATATAAGTAGAATGTGTATCACACTAAGATATAAGAGCACAACGgaataaataattaatattaagACATGATAATTAAACATTCTCACTGAAAAAGGGGCTAAAAATGAAATCTGAGTAAAAATAATTTGCTGGAATTCCTGCAAACCTGAGAGgattttatgcttttaaatGCCACGattgcaaaacaaataaagccTCAGAAATAGATTCTTTAGAAACAAACATCAGCAGAATGTGCAGATATAAGAGTACAGTGTTATAAAAATAACTACAGAGGCATCTCTGTGTAACAACACTAATAAATCCAGTGATGAGAGCTAAATCTGCTGCTCACCTGTCGGTCGGCGTTCTGCTCGGTCTCGTCTCTTCGGCTCGTCTCTCTCCTCTCGGACTCTTCACTTCTCACTTGTTGGCACCTGGCCGAGCATCACTATCTCTCCCCGAACAAGCTCCGCCTCCTCTGGGATGGAATTGGAGGATGAAGCCGGTTCCCTCCTCCCCTCTTGGCAGCCGCTCGGCTTTCTGGGGCATCGGTGGGACGCTGCAGAGGTTTTGTAGAGCCGGAGCCGCCCCCTCATCCCCacccccatcctcctcctcctcctcatgtgTCTTGCAGGTGATGTCATGGCAGGAGAGGCAGCCAAGGTGACTGCTGTGTCGTTGTGTGGAGGTCAGAGGGCAGCGGTCGGAATAAAAACCCGCTTTCTTTCGGTCACGACCGACTCCGTCTCCGTGGAGTTTTCCCAGCATGCCCTGACCTCCCCCCCCTCCACGGCCGGTAAGTTACAGTCTGTCAGCGCCATCTGTTCCCCAGAACCCCCCGCCGACGACCAATCGCAGCGCCGACCTTAAAGTTCAGCAGCCTCCCATTATCTttctgctaaataaataaacaaacaaacaaacccgcCGCAATCACAACCAGAAGTTACCGATGCAcggcaaaaactcaaaatctcaccaagtctgtttgtcttatttttagtcagaatgtctcatcccactggatttaagataaattcacttaagtgacatttcagcagatggagggacttgttttaagacaacgcatcttaaatatcttaagtcaaacaatcttaattatcttgttttgagttgaattttacaagaaaactcaaaataaatttaaccctcgtgtcgtcctgcgggtcaaatcgACTCGTTTTATAGTTTGAaaaacagtgaaacttctgatgtccacattttcaacattttctggaaatttttcgaacattttttgtggaataacagaaatgttaaaaaaaaaaatgtttttttaagaacattcacataaaaatcaaccaaaatccagcgaaattcgctggattttggttgatttttatgtgaacgttcttaaaaaatatattagaggttttactgatatacatgcaatcactttagatatttttaggattttttttggaagatttttactcattttttgaaaatatttacaagaatttacttggcaaatttgggggattcttttaaaataaaattttcaagggaaacttttggagaattattggaattttcttcctgaaggttttccaaattttcagaaatttggggaattttttgctgatttttttcagacaaggaaacaatatttcttgttcattttttggaagattttcagtaattttaaaaaaatatttacaagaattttcttgccaaatttggggatttcgTTTAAGTAAAACTTTTCAGAGAAATTTTGAAGGacttgttggaattttcttcctgaagtatttgcaaattttcagaaatttgaggatttttttttgcaaattttttcagacaaggaaacaatatttcttgctgattttttttggaagattttcagtaattttttgaaaaatatttacaagaattttcttgccaaatttgggggacttTGCTTAAAACTTACGGGAAATTTTGAAGgagtttttggaattttcttcctgaagtttttgtaaattttcagaaatctgaggattttttagctaatttttttcagacaaggaaacaatattttaggagggttaatacatctcaaattaggaggttacatgaaacagaaaatgtatttttgagtgaaaaactgcttcattttttcttttttagcatgtctggctgattttaagacacctaagcttgacaatcctggtaaaatacagcttaaattttccagctaattttaagatctcaaggTTCTAAACATATCTTATTGAAAGGAAATCTTACTCAGCCAttctttgcttgttttattggcagatttttccatttatttcaaggtaaaagttccttgaaataactttttctttcttgctttgaggggggcattttttccagtgtagaagTGTTTTTACATAACGCCTCGATGAGAATATTCTGGAGGACACCGTGTGGGAGCAGCCGGAGGCGAAAAACACAGATTAGCGGTGCTTTTTAGGAGGGTTAAACCGGCGATGACGAGGAGAGTgtaggaggaagaggaggagactcacaaacagactgtaaataaacaacaacaacacgcaGGGTTTGGGTCGGATCCGACGGAGGAACCAAGGAGACGGGGAGCGTCGTGGGGAGCTGTCTGGACAAGCTGTGCAGCCGTTAAACACTCCTGTCCAAACACCGGCCTCCGGAGGCACAGCTGCCcgataaatcacaaaaacacaaagttctgTTGGAAAACCAGGAGCGGGTTTATTAAAAGACGTCAAACTGTAGTTTAAGAAGCGAGagttaaaaaatatacaaaaagatgataaaaatgTTCAGAGCGTAAAAGGatagaaaggaaagaaaagaggcaTCAGTTCCTGAGTCGAGCTCTTCGGGATGTCCGTGCGATCGGCGTCGTCACTTTGGGGGTTTCGCTCTCGGCCATGACGGCGTCTGATGGAGGAGATCAAACACAGGAGGTCACCACTCCACGATTTATCTCAGAGTCTGGAGGCTGCAGATTGTCCCCAAAGTTTAGAcgcacaaaaacatcacagaagtcGTCCCTCAGACACGTTTGCTGACAGACGAGTCGACGGATCAGATCATCAGATGGATCATACAAACGCACACTACCGTCCAAAAGCTtaggctcacttagaaatgctattatttgtgaaagaaaatcattttttaaaataaagagaacattaaatgaatcagaaagtCTGGgcaaccccaaacttttgaacggtagttgTAGGtcaactttagctcattttagagcaacttttgctaatacagagcaactttagctcattttagagcaacttttgctaatacagagcaactttagctcattttagagcaactttagctcattttagagcaacttttgctaatacagagcaactttagctcattttagagcaactttagctaatacagagcaactttagctcattttagagcaactttagctcatttagagcaactttagctaatacagagcaactttagctaatacagagcaactttagctcattttagagGAACTTTAGCTCCTTTAGAGCAaatttagctcattttagagcaactttagctcatttagagcaactttagctcattttagagcaactttagctaatataatGCAGTTTTAGCTCCTTTAGAGCAGCTTTGGCTCATTTCAGAGCAACAttagctcattttagagcaactttagctcctTTAGAGCAaatttagctcattttagagcaactttagctcctttagagcaactttagctcattttagagcaactttagctcctttagagcaactttagctcattttagagcaactttagctcattttagagcaactttagctaatataatGCAGTTTTAGCTCCTTTAGAGCAGCTTTggctcattttagagcaacattagctcattttagagcaactttagctcctTTAGAGCAGCTTCTGATCTGTCTATAGAAACATTCACACGTTCTAATATTTCCTTGGAGCTCCTTCACCACCTGCAGATGTTGGATTAGTGCTGCTGCTCGCTTTGATCGACTTCAAATCCTCTCAAACTTCTCTGGACTTACTGATCCAAAGCACATTATTGATCTGCAGTAAATCCTGGACGCTCACCGTAAATCCAAATACTCTCAATGCAGACCCCAAGTaagtgttatttttatgtttcatatcaaataagaataaaataataattagttgCAGGCCAAGAATAAACCTTTGATATcaaattttattataaaatgtttaaatttaaacCCAGACAGAAGGTTCTGGATGAATCCTGATCTTTAGCTCTGATTTGTGGCTTCCAGCAGGTTTTAGAATCGAAGTGGAGATTcttctaaaccaggggtgtcaaacatgcggcccgtgggccaaaaccggccttttgtaaagtgtaaaaattccagagaagacatgaactgcagatggTAAATTAGTGAAACGATAAacgtaaaataatttctagaccatggcaagttgtttggatcataaaatACCAGTTTGTTTACTGTTCTTTGGTCTCACTTTTTGTAATATGTTGTCTTGCTTtggtcgttttttgtcatttgtttgtttcatgtttttgtcattttgtgttttgttgtatttgttgttttgagcatagattttgttgttttgtgttttttgtcttgcttgtttattttttattgttttgtttctcactgttgtcattttttgtctcatttgtccattttcttgtcgctttgtaacttgacaaattttttgtctcgttttgcgTCGTGTTGCtggtctcatttgtcattttttgtaatattttgtcttgtttttggccctttttgctgtcttttttttgtcgtttgtctcctgtttttgtcgctgtgttttctttatgtCTCACTTGcgttttttgttgtatttgttgttttgtttctttttttttgtcattttgtgtttcgctttattcattgttttgagcatcgcttttgtcattttgtgttttttttcctcatttgtctatttttttgttgttttgtttctcactgttgtcattttttgtctcatttgtccattttttgtctcatttttgtaatattttgtcttgctgtggttgtttttttgtcttgtttgtttcatgtttttgtcgtttgtcatgttgtgtttcgctgtattcattgttttgagcatcgcttttgtcgttttgtgtttttttgtcttgtctattttttgttttgtttttcactgttatttttttgtcactttgtaacttttgacaaattttttgtcttgttttgtgtcgtgttgcttgtctcatttgtcatttttgtctcatttttgtaatattttgtcttgctgtggttgttttttgtcgttttgtgtttcgctgTATTCACCGTTTTGAGCATCGCTTTCGTCGCGTTTGTCTcgcttgtctatttttttgttgttttgtttctcactgttgccattttttgtcgctttgtaacttttgtcaaatttttttgtcttgttttgtgtcgtgttgtttgtctcatttgtcattttttgtctcatttctgtaatattttgtcttgtttttggccttttttgtctattttttgtcgtcCGTCTCCTGTCTTTGTcgctttgtttttcctttttgtctcggttgtgtttttgtcttattgtttcTTGCTTTCgtcaattttttgtcttgtttttccaaaattttttGCCActtagtaattttttttgtctgtcttgttttatgtcgtttgtctcattttgtctctcgcttttgtcattttgtgtctcatttgtcaatattttatcttatttgtctttatttggtTAACTTCTGtcatttgatcataaagtaaaacattcagttccagatgtctaaatgctttgtttctttgtagctctagaaactgaggcataatgttgaaatttcaggttgtttacgATGTTTTGTAAAGAgagaattccttaaatgtgaactttttttgcactaaaacaaaggaaaaatgtggatttgtggtcatttataggttgctatgctgtgattttactggtccggtccttctgagatcaaactgggctgaatgtggaactaagatgaatttgacacccctgatctagaaaCATGATCAGCTGATCGCAGCAGCTCCATTTGATGGAGATGATTAATGTACCAGCATTTTGCTAAATGATTAATTGGTTCCAATGATTCCTCTAAATactgtgatttcagcttcttaaatgtgaatattttctggtttctttcctccgactgcaaactgaagatctttggactaaacaagacatttgaggaaactctgatccacatttttaacatttcagaaCCAAAATCGATGAATCCAGAAAATAATCGACAGAATAATCAACGGTGAAAACGATCCTTATTTGCAGATCGCAGCTTTACACTTTACCTGCATGAGTTAGTTTGGAAAAAGCGAGCCTAGCgccaaacagaaataaaagtcaTTATGAGTGTTCACACACAGCAGCCTACATGCAGAGGAGGTGAAACCAGGAGAAGGTTTCAGATGTTAACGTGACGAGTTCATGACTAATTCAGATGTCAGGAACAGGTGAATTATATCTGATGGAGATTCAGAGTACCAACAGTTAGAAAGGTGAAGCTTCAATTGATACGAGCTGCAACAAAACCTTCCACAGCAGCTGAACAACCTGAGGGTCATCCCAGACCTGGAGAACATTTtacacccatcaaatttcaaataatccaaatcctaaaacatgcagtagttgtgtaaatgttcttatcctgagaccaaatctaaaaaaaaaaaaaaaaaaaaaactaggagaaaagaatgtttgaaagtacttttaaaataccaaataagtctggagtttcctctaaaatgacatttttctcttgtcccacccccccgatgaccaaactgaatctcaaataaaacagttaaaaccaaatttaaatctcctctttttggttttatttgtttattgtagggctggacccgaatatccgaatatttgttcgctacggcggtatctggatattaattttggtatccaaatatttatacacatatgtctGACATATATGGGAAAATATTCGGGCCACTTTGGCTCATCCcatcgtgttcggctcatctcagctcctccatttgCGTTTCTTTCCACCACCTGAATgcccgggttgctgccgactctgacgtcacgcttcacttcgttgcataaacacaagacaagatgctgaagacctccactgtttgggaattcttcagtttttttcagtttttaagacaaaatgaaggcaaaatttggacccgggagaccagacgaacggataaGAATATTCAGCCATCTCCGCCACAAGCAGCCGCCCCATCCtgttaatagggcccgaatatttggaggccagaaaccactattcgggtcAGCCCTAGTttattgatgtctcttgtagtAGTGGTAAATgcttgtatttatatagcgcttttatccaaagcgctttacatgatatgtcacatttacccattcacacactgatggcgggagctgccatgcaaggcgctaaccacaacccatcaggagcaattaggggttcggtgtcttgctcagagacacctcaacatgagcacgacgggccgaggatcgaaccacgACCCTCtggttgcgagacggccactctacccactgagccatgccgctcagtgggaaagttttttttttttaatcaagacaatatttttaataataattatgcatggaacgtgtcccacaacaaccctgttgatgtttttgtcttttcgtgtctcatttcatgtctcattttgtcgttttgtgtcttgtttctcattttgtattatttttgtcattttttcgtttcagtctttttgggtcttatttttgtcattttgtgtcttatttttgttttcgtgtctcatttttcttgttctgtgtcccatttttgtcgttatctgtcttgtttttgtcatttttgttgtttctatcatcaaacagttttcctaaaaaaaatgtgcagagcaaagctatgtcctctcttctattttccatctttccatCCATTTTCatcttgattgaatgtctccctctacctcatattatcaggatcagactcattctttggactgttttccatcagtcagtttgtcctcttggtcagcagtaacagctagctaaatatctagcttctactgctgagaaaaagctagcattagcatggattagagtagggttagcaacaacacagaaacatggaataaaaatgctaccattgatgtggaaggTGAGCCAATCAACCTTTGATAgtttacctattattgatgattgtggagcagaaaactgaaaaagagaaggtttatttttctaacatttt from the Acanthochromis polyacanthus isolate Apoly-LR-REF ecotype Palm Island chromosome 12, KAUST_Apoly_ChrSc, whole genome shotgun sequence genome contains:
- the nppcl gene encoding C-type natriuretic peptide-like, with product MLRPVLLSAALLLLTPLEISDARALHPAPDAAQFLEQFLERYNELLTLDDLENLLNGPAEEQSTFSSSGTKASDLPKWADVQPETPWLRLLKGALANQKRAEPDRSRRGWNRGCFGLKLDRIGSMSGLGC